Proteins encoded within one genomic window of Candidatus Syntrophocurvum alkaliphilum:
- the pyrE gene encoding orotate phosphoribosyltransferase gives MLTHEQIIKIFEDSGALMEGHFKLTSGRHSNQYMQCAQVLKNPNYTEKLAIEIAERFKNDNIELVVGPAMGGIIVGYEVARQFGITSIFCERQDGEMTLRRGFSIKEGQRVLVVEDVVTTGGSVLETIEVVKKAGGNVAGVAVLVDRSGGKADFGVKKEAVLTMNIESWEEENCPLCKEGKLPAIKPGSRSS, from the coding sequence ATGTTAACTCATGAACAAATAATTAAAATATTTGAAGATTCTGGTGCCCTAATGGAAGGACACTTTAAACTAACCTCGGGTAGACACAGCAATCAATATATGCAGTGCGCTCAAGTATTGAAAAATCCAAACTATACAGAAAAACTTGCTATAGAAATAGCTGAGAGATTTAAAAATGATAATATTGAACTAGTAGTAGGTCCTGCAATGGGTGGAATTATAGTAGGGTATGAAGTAGCAAGACAATTTGGTATAACTAGTATATTTTGTGAAAGACAAGATGGAGAAATGACACTACGTAGAGGTTTTAGTATAAAAGAAGGACAAAGGGTTTTGGTTGTAGAAGATGTTGTGACAACTGGTGGATCAGTATTAGAGACTATCGAAGTAGTTAAAAAAGCAGGTGGAAATGTAGCTGGTGTAGCTGTATTAGTAGATAGAAGTGGTGGTAAAGCTGATTTTGGAGTTAAAAAAGAAGCTGTTTTAACTATGAATATTGAATCTTGGGAAGAAGAAAATTGTCCTTTATGTAAAGAAGGCAAATTACCTGCCATAAAACCAGGAAGCAGAAGCTCATAG
- the pyrF gene encoding orotidine-5'-phosphate decarboxylase gives MQSKDRIVLALDVDTKNEALELVGKLSDHVGVFKVGMQLFNTTGPDIVKEINDLGGKVFVDLKFHDIPNTVGSAARVLTRLNSYMFNIHAAGGKKMMEQAAKDTLNEAEKLGKNSPLLLAVTVLTSISQKELEEEMFISDLKIPELVEKWALMAKQSGVTGVVCSPQEIEIIRKACGSDFVIVTPGIRPSWSEQNDQKRITTPRQALELGADYMVIGRPITEAKDPVEAAQSIIEELEA, from the coding sequence TTGCAGTCTAAAGATAGGATAGTTTTAGCACTTGATGTTGATACTAAAAATGAAGCCTTAGAATTAGTTGGAAAATTGAGTGATCACGTAGGAGTTTTTAAAGTAGGGATGCAGCTTTTTAATACTACTGGTCCAGATATAGTTAAAGAGATTAATGACTTAGGTGGTAAGGTTTTTGTAGATTTAAAATTTCATGATATACCTAATACAGTTGGGTCTGCAGCTAGGGTATTAACACGTTTAAACAGTTATATGTTTAATATTCATGCTGCTGGTGGTAAAAAGATGATGGAACAAGCAGCAAAAGACACTTTAAATGAAGCTGAAAAATTAGGCAAAAATTCACCACTTTTACTTGCAGTAACTGTATTAACAAGTATTTCACAAAAAGAATTGGAAGAAGAAATGTTTATTAGTGATTTAAAAATACCTGAATTGGTAGAAAAATGGGCTTTAATGGCCAAACAATCAGGAGTTACAGGCGTAGTTTGCTCTCCTCAGGAGATTGAAATAATTCGTAAGGCGTGTGGGTCAGATTTTGTAATAGTAACACCAGGTATTCGTCCATCTTGGTCAGAACAGAATGATCAAAAAAGAATTACTACACCTCGCCAAGCTTTAGAATTGGGTGCAGATTATATGGTTATAGGTAGACCAATTACAGAGGCAAAAGACCCAGTTGAAGCAGCACAAAGTATAATTGAAGAATTGGAGGCTTAA
- a CDS encoding dihydroorotate dehydrogenase, with translation MIVNLGGLRLNNPVTVASGTFGYGREYEDYVDISKIGGIIVKGTTLEARPGNPPQRIFETPAGMLNAIGLENPGIDVFLNEFLPELVERNVTVIANIAGNIVEEYAEVTRRIEKHKGIAAIELNISCPNVKQGGLQFGTDPKAVKDVVKAVKSETSIPVIPKLSPNVTDIVEIAKAAEAGGADALSMINTLMGMAVDINTRKPVLGNIFGGLSGPAIKPVALRMIYQVYKEVDLPILGGGGIMNVNDALEFIMVGSSAISIGTGNFVNPQIAEDIITGLRDYLEANSITSIEDIVGVAVQR, from the coding sequence ATGATCGTTAACTTAGGGGGGCTTAGACTAAATAATCCTGTAACTGTAGCATCAGGAACATTTGGTTATGGTAGAGAATATGAGGACTATGTAGATATAAGCAAAATTGGTGGGATTATAGTAAAAGGTACTACACTAGAGGCACGCCCTGGTAACCCACCACAGAGAATATTTGAAACACCTGCAGGAATGCTAAATGCCATAGGTCTAGAAAACCCAGGTATTGATGTTTTTTTAAATGAGTTTTTACCTGAATTAGTTGAAAGAAATGTTACAGTTATAGCTAATATTGCAGGAAATATAGTAGAAGAATATGCTGAGGTAACTAGAAGAATAGAAAAACATAAAGGCATAGCCGCAATAGAACTTAATATTTCATGTCCTAATGTAAAACAAGGAGGATTGCAATTTGGAACTGATCCTAAAGCAGTGAAAGATGTAGTTAAAGCAGTAAAATCTGAAACCTCTATACCAGTAATACCAAAGTTATCACCTAATGTTACTGATATTGTAGAAATTGCCAAAGCAGCAGAAGCTGGTGGCGCTGATGCCTTATCTATGATAAACACATTAATGGGTATGGCAGTTGATATAAATACAAGAAAACCAGTTTTAGGAAACATATTTGGGGGATTGTCGGGTCCAGCAATTAAACCTGTTGCATTAAGAATGATTTATCAAGTTTATAAGGAAGTAGACTTACCGATTCTTGGCGGTGGAGGCATAATGAATGTAAATGATGCACTAGAGTTTATAATGGTTGGTTCTTCTGCTATATCTATTGGTACAGGAAACTTTGTAAATCCTCAAATTGCTGAAGATATAATAACAGGACTAAGAGATTACTTAGAAGCGAATAGCATAACTTCAATAGAAGATATAGTAGGTGTAGCTGTACAAAGATAA